A single Phragmites australis chromosome 4, lpPhrAust1.1, whole genome shotgun sequence DNA region contains:
- the LOC133915834 gene encoding E3 ubiquitin protein ligase DRIP2-like, whose protein sequence is MQPGPTSTETPPPEAQADAVEEPTAEAGAVANPEPAAVQAQHDEEEREEEEEEERRATRGGKRRRRRSSSSSSATAAMGAVMVKRDLLARCMTCPLCRRLLRDATTISECLHTFCRKCIYEKFNDEEVECCPVCKKNLGCTPVEKLRADHSLQDVRSKLFPFKRKKIKGEEVPSPISLPPKRKERSISSLVVNTPKVKPIGLTGRRTRAVARKAAAALRGLGPIIEDPVKKEIDSCDGHSQNSSLPANSGKSSQTRRQISSNSEASNNSSNKDAKDDSRELADKGELWRPLNCLVEAANRTKSFRSSSQNPVVKGEQLNGSPNSTYANKTKAREQLQKSKIEDDKKDVPMPPVMPKRKVQGTRRRRREVQAPADAKPDAVATQSEKKFSSIWFSLVASFDQQGDLPLPQIPSRYLRIKDGNVPASSIQKYLMQKLSLPSESEVEIKCCEQPVNPAQPLCNLVELWLRGQPTQTTQTMIGSSAKEFVMVLTYGRPQTPAL, encoded by the exons ATGCAGCCCGGCCCCACCTCCACGGAGACTCCGCCGCCCGAGGCCCAGGCCGACGCGGTGGAGGAGCCGACCGCAGAGGCTGGGGCTGTGGCCAACCCGGAGCCGGCGGCGGTGCAAGCGCAACACGATGAGGAGGaacgagaggaggaagaggaggaggagaggagggccaCCAGAGGGGGGAAAAGAAGGAGGCGccgcagctcctcctcctcctccgccacggCCGCGATGGGGGCGGTCATGGTCAAGCGGGACCTGCTCGCGCGCTGCATGACGTGCCCGctctgccgccgcctcctccgcgacGCCACCACCATCTCCGAGTGCCTCCACACGT TTTGCAGAAAGTGTATATATGAGAAGTTCAATGATGAGGAGGTAGAATGCTGCCCAGTATGTAAAAAGAATCTTGGCTGCACTCCTGTTGAGAAGCTTAG AGCCGATCACAGTTTACAAGATGTAAGATCGAAACTTTTCCCATTCAAACGAAAGAAGATTAAGGGTGAAGAAGTTCCATCTCCTATTTCACTTCCCCCTAAAAGGAAAGAGAGATCTATCTCTTCATTAGTTGTCAATACACCTAAAGTAAAACCAATAGGCTTGACTGGACGGCGAACAAGAGCAGTTGCCAGGAAAGCTGCTGCTGCCTTACGTGGCCTTGGTCCAATTATCGAAGATCCTGTGAAAAAGGAAATTGATAGTTGTGACGGTCATTCTCAAAATTCAAGCTTGCCTGCTAATTCAGGCAAATCATCACAAACAAGAAGACAG ATATCATCAAATTCTGAGGCATCCAACAATTCCTCCAATAAAGATGCCAAGGATGATAGTAGGGAGTTGGCGGACAAGGGTGAGCTCTGGCGGCCTTTAAATTGTTTAGTAGAAGCTGCAAACAGGACAAAGTCCTTTAGGTCAAGTTCACAGAATCCAGTAGTAAAGGGAGAGCAACTCAATGGCTCTCCCAATAGTACATATGCTAACAAAACAAAGGCAAGGGAGCAACTGCAGAAGTCTAAAATTGAGGATGACAAGAAAGATGTTCCTATGCCACCAGTGATGCCGAAAAGGAAAGTTCAAGGGActaggcggaggaggagagaagTTCAAGCTCCAGCAGATGCAAAGCCTGATGCTGTAGCTACGCAAAGTGAAAAGAAATTCAGTTCTATATGGTTTTCATTGGTTGCCTCATTTGACCA GCAAGGAGACCTACCTTTACCACAGATTCCTTCCCGTTATTTGCGAATAAA AGATGGAAATGTGCCTGCTTCATCTATCCAAAAGTACCTTATGCAGAAGCTCAGTCTTCCCAGTGAGTCTGAG GTGGAAATAAAGTGTTGCGAGCAGCCAGTGAACCCTGCGCAACCTCTGTGCAATTTAGTGGAGTTGTGGTTGAGGGGACAACCGACGCAGACAACACAGACCATGATAGGCTCCTCTGCGAAAGAGTTTGTAATGGTGCTAACATACGGACGGCCACAAACCCCTGCATTGTGA